From a region of the Mytilus galloprovincialis chromosome 3, xbMytGall1.hap1.1, whole genome shotgun sequence genome:
- the LOC143069030 gene encoding uncharacterized protein LOC143069030: MVETPVVDNQNVPLLAMFDMTKVNKCIMEYISDALKIKMSNLVKMKLEEVLLSLEIDEDVKQYIASMKGNLTVNIRKEIKDYFDDMKQNSYDAISKASRTAKENIQKEIKDYFNDMKQKSTDAISEAGRTTEENVKKEIKDYFKNMKQNSTDAISEASRTAKENIQKEI, encoded by the exons ATGGTAGAAACTCCTGTGGTCGATAACCAAAATGTCCCTTTACTTGCAATGTTCGACATGACAAAAGTAAACAAGTGCATCATGGAATATATCTCAGACGCtctcaaaataaaaatgtcaaatttggTTAAAATGAAGTTAGAGGAGGTTTTGCTGTCATTAGAAATAGATGAGGATGTGAAACAATACATTGCAAGTATGAAAGGAAATTTAACAGTGAACATTAGAAAGGAAATTAAAGATTATTTTGATGACATGAAACAAAATTCCTATGATGCTATTTCTAAAG cCAGTAGAACTGCAAAAGAAAACATTCAAAAGGAAATTAAAGACTATTTTAATGATATGAAACAGAAATCCACTGATGCTATATCTGAAG ccGGTAGAACTACAGAAGAAAACGTTAAAAAGGAAATTAAAGactatttcaaaaatatgaaacagaATTCCACTGATGCTATATCTGAAG